The Deltaproteobacteria bacterium sequence AGAAGGACCGGCACCATGCCATCCGCACCCACCACCGCCTGAGCCGCGGCCTGCGGCTGGCAACCGCCATCTGGGACCTGCATACCCCCATCATCGCCTCCGTTCAGGGGCATGCCCTGGGCGAGGGCTGCGTCATGACCATGCTGTGCGACCTCACCATCGCCGCGGAAGACGCCCTCTTCGGCGAGCCCGAGATACGCTTCGCCGGCCCTGCCACGGCCATGATGATGCCCTGGGTCATCGGCCTCAAACGCGCCCGGGAGCTCATCTACATGGGCGACATGATCGACGCTCGGGAAGCCCGGGACATCGGTATGGTCAACCGGGTGGTGCCCGCGGACCAGCTTGAGGAGGCCACCCTCAAGTACGCCCGGCGCCTGGCACTGATCGGGCCGGAGGCGCTATTCTGCGCCCGGACCTCCATCAACCGTATCCTCGAAGCCCAGGGCATCCGCATGGCGTTCAACAGCTCCGTGGATCTCATCGCGCCCACCTATGCCACCGAGTCGCAGGTGCACCGCGACTTCCAGGCCAAGGTCGCCGAACTGGGACTGGCGGGAGCGTTCAAGTGGCGGCGGGACCAGTTCAAGGAGTGACCGTGAGCGACGCCTATCTATGCCTGCGAGACGTGGTCAAGTCCTACGACGGCCGCGTCAATGCCGTGGACGGCATATCCATCGACGTCCGCAAGGGCGAGTTCCTGACGTTGCTGGGCCCCAGCGGCTCCGGCAAGACCACCACGCTGCTGATGATCGCCGGGTTCGAGGAGCTTACCGACGGCGTCCTGGAGCTGGAAGGCCGGTCTCTCGCCAACGTCCGGCCCTACCGGCGCAACATCGGCATGGTGTTCCAGAACTACGCGCTGTTCCCCCACATGACCACCGAGATCAACGTCGCCTTCCCCCTCAGGATGCGCAAGTTTCCCCGGGAACAGATCCGGCCGCGGGTGGAGAAGGCGCTGACGCTGGTGGGTCTTTCGGAGTTCGCCACCAAGTACCCGCGGGAGCTGTCCGGCGGCCAGCAGCAGCGCGTTGCGCTGGCCCGCGCGCTGGTGTTCGAGCCGGATGTCCTGCTGCTCGACGAACCGCTCGGAGCCCTCGACAAGAACCTGCGCGAGCAGATGCAGGTGGAGATCAAACGCATTCACGGCGAGGTGGGCATTACCACCATCTACGTGACCCACGACCAGACCGAGGCCATGACCATGTCCGACCGGGTGGCCGTGTTCAACGACGGCAAGATCGAGCAGCTCGCCCCACCGCTGGAGATGTACCACCGGCCGGCCACCTGGTTCGTGGGGAACTTCATCGGCGACAGCAACTTCTTCGAGGCCGCCGTCGTCGACGCGAACGCGGGCAGGCTGGCGGTGGATTCCCTCGGAGAGATCGTCGCGGCGCCCCCCGACGGCGGCATCGGCGCCGGCCGCGTCCATGCGCTGGTGCGGCCGGAGAACGTACGACTCCTCCAGGGAGGCGAAACCGGTCAGGGCCTCAACGTGTACGACATGACCGTGGAGGGCTCGGTGCATTACGGCGACAGCGTGCTGGTCATCGGCCGCGTCGGATCGTTGCCTCTGCGGGTCCGGATCCCGGGCGCGCAGGCGGCGGCGGTGGTCGCGCACGGTCAACTGCGGGTAGGCTGGCGGCCGGAGGACGTGCACGTCATCCCGCGCGCCGCTTGAGGCGACCCGCGACGGCATCTCCGATCGTTCGGCAGACTGTCGCGCCTACTCGCCGGTCTGCCGGACGGCGCCGAAGACACCCGTCAGATCACTGCGGCGGAATGTGCCGGCCGCGCCCTGATGCTGGGTTCCGTAGAACGCGCCCGAGAGGTTGGCGTTCCCGAGGGTGTGCCGGAACGCGCCGTTCACGATCCGCAAACCGCTCCACGACATATCGCCGTACCCGGTTCCAAGGTTGGTGAAGTCGACGTCGACGGTGGCGCCACCGAAATCGACCTCGAGCCGCGCATCCCCCGAGACCGGCGTCCACGTCGTGCCCGATCCGTCAACGGCGCGCACCTTCCCGGACCAGACCGCGGATCCGGATACGGGATTGGCGCCCGAGACACTCCCTTCGAGGCGCCCGGCGGGAAAGCTGTAGTAGTTTACCGTGCCCTCCTGCCTCACGGTCTGTGCCAGGAACGCGCCGAAGAGAGCTTCGCCGAACTGTTCACCCCATAACCCCCAGTCGTCGAACGCGAAGAAAGTCCCCAGGTCCCTGGTCGCACCGCTCTCGCGGAGCGTCACGGTATCCGCCATGCGCTGCGCGCCGAAGCTCCCGGTGACTTTCGCCGCGTTGTGGTGAAACGCCCCCGCGGCCTCCTCGTGCGAGGCGCCGAAGAAGCCCCCGTTGACGATTCCCGTCGTACCTCCGCCCCGGAAGGCTCCATCGGAGTCCAACTGGAGGTCCGTGAAGCCGAAGGCGTCAAGTTGCCGCAGGCCGTCACGGCTCCCGACCTCGGAAAACTCCAGGCTCACCCGATTCCGGCTCAACCAGAACGCCGCCGTCGCGAGCCCCTCCACAAAGGCAGCCTCGCCGGCGGCATGTCTGCGGTCATACCCCACCATCACGCCGGACCACCGGGCCACGGTGTCCGGAATGCTCCCGGACAAGTCGCCTTGGACTCCGGTCCAGGCTCGATGGAAACCCGCCGCCGTTCCGTCGGCCCCCGCCCACTCGTCCGTGTATTTCTCGAAGCCGGACGCGAACGCGGAGTGCTCCAGCGTCCCGACGTATGCGTCGCGCACGTGACGTCCCCGAGCGCCGTCCGTGGCCGCGGACGACTGCCGTTCCATCCTCAAGAAACCCCGATCGGAGTCCGGCCGTGCACTGTCCCGGGAGTCCCAACCGGCGGTGGCGGCCAGCACGCCGTCGCGGCTGATCTCTGTCCAATCGCCCCATTCCGTTGATGTGCTATGGCGGGACTCGCAGGCGGCATCCCCGTCGCACCGGTAGCCATACCATCCGTCGTCGGCGGCATCCGCCGATCCTCGCCGGTGCGCCAATCCAGCCAGATAGTCAGCCGAGGTCACCACCGCCTCGCGGCTGGGACGGTCGTCCTCCGTGGCCCCGAAGCTCGCCAGCAGACCGGCCACGGGGTCGTGCAGCACCCCCGCAACGTCCTCGTGCAGCGGGCCGAAAAAGTCCGCGTGCAGGATCGACGTTGCGCTGGTTCCGGTGAGCGCGTTGCCGGAGAACTCGAACGGGTAGTACAGACGTCCGCCGGCGAAGACGTCCCGGGTCCCGGCCGTGTGAACGGCGAGCGAAGTAAAGCTCGCCCTGCCGTCCAGCGTGCCGAGATCGAGCACCAAGGTCGCGTGTCCGGTAACGGGCGGCAACGCGGCCCGGTCCACGGCTGCTCCGATCAAGCCTCCCGCATAGCGCACCGTTCCGGTTGTCTCGTAGGATTCGCCAATGTCTCCGACGCTGCGTTGGCCGAACACGTCGACCCCGACATTCAGCAGATCGCGCACTTCTAGCGTCCACGGATCGTTGGCCGCACCGTCGTAGTACGGCTGTGGATCCGCCACGGCCACCCGCAGGTCGCGCGAAACCGACAGGGTGAAGGCCGCTTGATCGGTCCACCCCGCGAGTCCGTAGGTCTCCGGTCTGTCCGTCTCCTCGGCGATCGTCAGACCGAGATCCGCAAGAAAGGCGAAGTCGATGGCATGGGGCGTGAAGGCCGGCAACGCTGCCTCGCTCCGGCAGTAAGACATGAGCGAGACGCATACGCCGCTATGGCTGAAGTCGTACCGGGAAGCTGTCGGATTCCGCTTTCCGTCGACCCATGCCTTCGGATCGGCATCGTCCTGGAACGGAGCGGGAGCGCCGTAGACGGCCACCACGTTGGGTCCGGTCCACGTACCCGCCGCGGTATCCGTATGGTCGGCGTAGCCGGCGGTGTCCGTTCCACCCTTCCACGCACCGAGGACGTGTCCGATCTCATGGGCGAGCGTTGTGAACAGATCCTTCTCCGCGGCCCCGGCTAGGTGCGTCCTGTCGATATCGAGAGATCCGAAACGAGGTTCCCACGAAGCGCCGGGTCGTCGCGTTCCCTCTTTCGCCCAACCGGCTGTATCGGCAGGAAGGTCTTCATCCCGGATGTCGATCTCAAGACCGGTGCTGACCTCGCCTCCCTCTCCGACCCGCACCTCGATATCGGGCTCGGTCCCGTTGATCAACCACCCCTTGAATGCACCGGGCTCCCGCTCCCACGTGGACCAGGTATCGACGATCCGATGGCTCCACGCCTTGCCCGCGCGCCGGACCATGGCACGGAACCCCGACTTCTCCTGCATGGCCGGCGAAAGAGTGAAAAGAATTGAAAGGGTGTCGGCGGGACCCCCGATCCAGCGTCCGTAAGTGATACCGTGCCGGGAGCCAAGAATCCGGACATCGTCGTTATCGGCAAGATCCGGTGCCACCGAGGTCCCCTCGTCCGTTGCGACGGTGGTCCGAAGCGTTCGCAGACCCTCGGCGCTGTCCTCGGCCGCCGGGGCCGTCAAGGAGAGTGTCGCCAGGATACTGGACAGCGGGCGGCGGCCCCAGTGATCGAGCAGATCATCGGCCTCCGGATTGTTGCGCGGAATCCGCGCCAGACGCCGGCTGCCCGGTGTCGTCGCCGTCGAATCGCCGCTGACGCCCCCCTCCCCGGAATCCCCGCTGTCCACCGATTCCCTTTCGTCGCCGTCGACCGGCCGGCCATCGATCAGACCCGACCGTGCTCCGTCGCCGTCTTCGGGCAACTTCGGTACGACCGATGTCTGTTCCGCACCGAGCCCGAGTTCCGAGGACGGGGACGCAAATTCCTCCACCGGCGTCGCATGACGATGGAGGAGCGCCTCCCTGGAGCCGCCATCGCCCGCGCCCAGACAACCCGACAATGCCAAGGCGGGGAACCCCAGCATCGCGCAAACCTGAAGCCACGTACGAGTAGACCTGAAGAGCATGACTGCGTTTCTCCGAACAGACATGGAGCGAGGCGAATGACTCGGCCTTGTCATTCCGGTTCTGGCCCGCCAAATCCCGACTCCACCGAAGCACGTCAGCCGACAACGAGAGCGTCTCAATGTCAACCCGAGACTATCACGTTGGCCAACACAAAACTTGTCCTGCATTGTGGGAGCGGCTGCGCGGAACGGACGCGGTTTCCGTTGACAACCCGGCGAGCATTTGCAATTCAGGCTTGTAGCCGGCGTCCGTCCCGGCAATGCCAATTGTTGTCCGCGTTCTCGATCGCCGTCGGCTGCACCGCTCTTCGTCGCGTGGCGCCGATACTGGAGGAGATCATCATGCCTTACAGCGCCAAGGGTCGTACCAAGGACTTTCCCGTCTTCGACTGCGACAGCCACATCTACGAGCCCCCGGAGGTGTGGGACAAGTACATCCCCGAGCGTCATCGCTCGCTGGCCAAGACGCACTTCTACCGGGACGCCGACCGCCTCGTGCTGGTGCGGAACTCGCGCATCAGTTTCCGCAGCCCCAACGAGTGGAAGTACCCGGCGGAGACCTGGCACCCCGGCCTGACCAAGGAGGAGATCGGCAGCGTCGAGCCCGGCACCCCGGAATGGGACGCAACGGTCGGCCGCAACGCCAGCGCCCGGGACCCCCACGTGCGCCTCAAGGACATGGACGCTTCCGGCATTGACCAGGTGATGATCTTCCCGTCCACCTTCGTCTACCTGCCGCTGGTGGAGAACGCCGAGGCCGCCCACCTGTGCGCGCGGGCCTACAACGACTGGGTGTACGACTACTGCGGCGCCGACCGGAAGCGGATGTACCCCGCCGCGGTGCTGCCCCTCCAGGACGTGGACCGGGCCATCGACGAGCTGCGGCGGGTAGCCAAGCGCGGCTTCAAGTCCGCGCTGGTGCGGCCCATCATCGCGCTCAACCGCTATCCCACCTTCCCCGAGTACGACCCGTTGTGGAAGGAGTTCGAGGAACTCGGCATGGTGCTGGGCATGCACACTTTCCCGTCCCGCGGCGAGGCCATGTCGCCGGGTCTGGCCGAGCGCATGGGCTCCGACCGCAAGCGCCTGTTCGGCGACGAGGACATCCTCGTCTACTCGCCCGGCCAGTTCGTCGCCAACATCATGCAGGCCATGGGATCGAAGCAGGCCGGCGACGCAGCCTACGGCTTCATCGCCGAGGCCATGACATGGACCGGCGTCGTACTGATGACCGGCTGGCTGGAGAAGTTCCCGCGCCTCAAGGTGGCGATCCTGGAGTCCAATTCGAGCTGGCTGCCGCTGGTGCTGGAGAAGGCCGAGGGCTACCTGGAGCTCTACCGGCACACCAACGAGAACATCGGCGACCCCAAGGAGGTCTTCTACAAGAGCTGCTTCATCGCCTTCGAAGGCGACGAGGAGATCACCTTCCGCCTCTGGGATCTGTACGAGGACATCGGCCTGTGGTCCTCCGACATGCCCCACCTCGACGCCGCCGACGTGTGGGAAGCCATCGACAACATGAACAAGCACAAGGTCCCCAAGACCGCCCAGGAAAAGATGCTGGGCGGCAACGCCCGCCGCCTCTACGGCATCGAGCCGGAGCTCGTGGTCACGCAGGCGCCGGACGAGTACACGCCCGTGACCATGCCGCGGTTCGCCTCGTAGGAGAGGTTGACATAACTATGGTCCAGGGTACCGCGTCTATTTCGGCCGCGACGGCAGCCGGGGACTAGCTAGCGGAATGGCGGGAGGGAGCGGTAACCTGTCTCGTACCCGCTAACCGCTGACCACGGGTCCCAGGTCCGGCATCTCCGACAGGAGCCGGCCGTAGCCGGGGATGGGTTGGTGAAAGCCCAGGCGTAGCTGGGTTTCCCAGCAGCGGGCGGTGAGGGGGTAGATTACCGGCACGCCTATGCTGTTCTCGACGTCTTCCAGGACGTCCAGTATCTTCCAGGCGGAACCCAGCAGGTACAGGGCTTCGGCGCCGGGGTGGCCGCGGAACGACTGCTTCAGGTGCTCGGCGATGTCGGTGGCCGGGATGTTGGGCACCTCGTGGAACGGCGCGTCCATGCCCTCCATGGCGATAACGTCGAAACCGGCCTCCCGCAGGTAGCTGGCGAAGATGTCGTTGAGGTTGTCGGGCAGGTAGGTGCCGCCGAGCAGGCGCTTGATCCCCAAGGCCCTCATGGCGCGCACGTGGTTCTGTCCCGACGTGAACATCGGCACGCCGTACTTCTCCTCCCAGCCTCGGATCACGCGGCTCTCGCCGTCGAACCCCAGGATCATGAAGGGCGGCGCGCCGAGCACGCGGATCAGGTCGGGCTTCTGCTCCATGAGCCCCGCGGCCTTGGCCTCGTAGCCCGGTATGGAGCGGGTGAACTCCTCCTGGGTCCCCTCCTGGAAGTCCATGGTGACGTGGATGAGCTTGATGGCCGGCGGCAGACGCCGGTCCATCTCGTTGTCACCCAGCGTTCCGGTGCGGTTGGTGGGCCACACGGAGCCCACCACGAATTCACGGTCCTGTTCGGCCATGTCCGGTCAGTCCTCGTACGGCAGGTGGGACTCGTCGGTCGCCGCCCAGCCGGCGCGGCTGTCCCAGTAGCGGTGCGCCGACGGCGCCTCGCCGGGCTCGTCGTCGAGACTGCCCGCCGGAACGGTCATGCGCGAGCCGTCCCGGGTGGGGCGCGCCACCGGGCAGTTGCACTTCGAGCAGATGGCAATGGCGAACGCGCGCGCCTCGGGCATGTCCCACCGGGAGATCACCTCTTCGCCGGAAATCCATTTGAACTGATCCGGCGGCACCGAGATGTTGCTGGACTTCACCCCGCCCGTGGCCTTGCGGCAGCGCAGGCAGTAGCAGTGGGCGAAGCGGATGAACGGCGGACTGATTTCAAATCGGACGGCCTTGCACAGACAACTGCCCTGTAGCGTCTTCTCTGCCATGTCTCCTCCGGGTGTAGAGCCGAGTTTCCCGGGCTACTCGCGCGGCAACTCGTAGCTGATCATCCAACTGACGCCGAACCGGTCGATCCAACTACCGAAGTAGGCACCCCAGAAGGTCTCCTGCATCGGCATCGTGACCGTGCCTCCCTCCGAGAGTCTCGCAAAAACCTCGTCGCAGTGCTCCCTGCTCTCGCCGTCGATGGATATCGCGAAGTTGGTCCCCTGAACCGGAGGCGGACCGAAGGCGGAGGCGCTGTCGCTTCCCATCAGAAAGCCCGATCCAACGGCGAGGGCGACGTGCATGACGCGGTCCTTCTCCTCCTCCGCCACGTTCAGGTCCGGCGGCCCGTCGCCGAAGGTCTGTAGCATCTCGTACTCGCCGCCGAACACCGAGCGGTAGAACTCGAAAGCCTCCCGGCAATTGCCGTCGAAGAAGAGATACGTGTTGAGCGACATTCAAGTTCTCCTTGCGGTTCAGGTGTTCCGCATTCGCCTTGGATATGGGTTCTCGATTCGGACGTTACAGGCCACTAGAGCCACTAGAACCCGTACAGCCGTGCGGGATTGCTCTCCAGGATCGCGTTCTTGCCCGACTCACTGACGTCGTCCCGCTCGCGTAGCGTCTTGGCGGCGTAGCGTTCCCGGTCCGAGTGAGGCATGTCGGAGCCGAACACGATCTGGCCCTCCCCCACCAAGTCCATGACCCGGGGCAGCATGTCGTCCTCCACCTCCGCGCTCCAGTACAGGTTGCCGCGCTTGAGGTACTCGTTGGGCTCGACGGCGGCGTTGACGTTGATCTGCGGGTAGAGGTTCGCCAGCCGGTGAGCGTGCGGGTACCGATGGTTGAGGCGATCGAGGACGAACGGGATCCACAGGCAGCCCGCCTCCAGGAACACCACTCGCAGGTTCGGAAACCGGTCCAGGAGGCCGCCGGTCATGAAGGCCACGAAGCCCATCAGCAACGGCATGGTGAACGCGGTAATCCAGGAGGGGTAGAGCTCGCTGTAGAGGTTGTTGA is a genomic window containing:
- a CDS encoding enoyl-CoA hydratase/isomerase family protein; translated protein: MTDSEQVLTYRKDGDVGIISLNRPEKRNALNRALSQALLGALEASDQDPGVTVIVLRGEGKSFCAGHDVERNDPEREKDRHHAIRTHHRLSRGLRLATAIWDLHTPIIASVQGHALGEGCVMTMLCDLTIAAEDALFGEPEIRFAGPATAMMMPWVIGLKRARELIYMGDMIDAREARDIGMVNRVVPADQLEEATLKYARRLALIGPEALFCARTSINRILEAQGIRMAFNSSVDLIAPTYATESQVHRDFQAKVAELGLAGAFKWRRDQFKE
- a CDS encoding ABC transporter ATP-binding protein, which translates into the protein MSDAYLCLRDVVKSYDGRVNAVDGISIDVRKGEFLTLLGPSGSGKTTTLLMIAGFEELTDGVLELEGRSLANVRPYRRNIGMVFQNYALFPHMTTEINVAFPLRMRKFPREQIRPRVEKALTLVGLSEFATKYPRELSGGQQQRVALARALVFEPDVLLLDEPLGALDKNLREQMQVEIKRIHGEVGITTIYVTHDQTEAMTMSDRVAVFNDGKIEQLAPPLEMYHRPATWFVGNFIGDSNFFEAAVVDANAGRLAVDSLGEIVAAPPDGGIGAGRVHALVRPENVRLLQGGETGQGLNVYDMTVEGSVHYGDSVLVIGRVGSLPLRVRIPGAQAAAVVAHGQLRVGWRPEDVHVIPRAA
- a CDS encoding amidohydrolase family protein; the encoded protein is MPYSAKGRTKDFPVFDCDSHIYEPPEVWDKYIPERHRSLAKTHFYRDADRLVLVRNSRISFRSPNEWKYPAETWHPGLTKEEIGSVEPGTPEWDATVGRNASARDPHVRLKDMDASGIDQVMIFPSTFVYLPLVENAEAAHLCARAYNDWVYDYCGADRKRMYPAAVLPLQDVDRAIDELRRVAKRGFKSALVRPIIALNRYPTFPEYDPLWKEFEELGMVLGMHTFPSRGEAMSPGLAERMGSDRKRLFGDEDILVYSPGQFVANIMQAMGSKQAGDAAYGFIAEAMTWTGVVLMTGWLEKFPRLKVAILESNSSWLPLVLEKAEGYLELYRHTNENIGDPKEVFYKSCFIAFEGDEEITFRLWDLYEDIGLWSSDMPHLDAADVWEAIDNMNKHKVPKTAQEKMLGGNARRLYGIEPELVVTQAPDEYTPVTMPRFAS
- a CDS encoding GFA family protein gives rise to the protein MAEKTLQGSCLCKAVRFEISPPFIRFAHCYCLRCRKATGGVKSSNISVPPDQFKWISGEEVISRWDMPEARAFAIAICSKCNCPVARPTRDGSRMTVPAGSLDDEPGEAPSAHRYWDSRAGWAATDESHLPYED
- a CDS encoding VOC family protein, which encodes MSLNTYLFFDGNCREAFEFYRSVFGGEYEMLQTFGDGPPDLNVAEEEKDRVMHVALAVGSGFLMGSDSASAFGPPPVQGTNFAISIDGESREHCDEVFARLSEGGTVTMPMQETFWGAYFGSWIDRFGVSWMISYELPRE